A window of Apium graveolens cultivar Ventura chromosome 8, ASM990537v1, whole genome shotgun sequence contains these coding sequences:
- the LOC141679171 gene encoding peroxidase 41-like, whose protein sequence is MALPLLILLMFSSISSMIPVSHSHRHLSLDYYAKTCPDFERIMQEIITPKQIANPTTAAATLRVFFHDCMVDGCDASVLVKPTNSNNTELNQDINHSLSGDAFDVIVRAKTALEIACPNIVSCSDILATATRHLIRQVGGPYYQVLLGRKDGFISNSSHVEESLTRSNTTMDKMIAAFTRKGFTIREMVALLGGGHTIGFVHCTEFAPRIFNFSATSEVDPSMNPGFAARLRTLCANYKTNPDMAAFMDPMSPGRFDNNLYLNLMRGLDILPSDHLLITDSRTKAMVEEYARDQNLFFADFARAMEKVSVLGVKTGRRGEVRTNCFAFNTKA, encoded by the coding sequence ATGGCTCTTCCATTACTTATCCTCCTGATGTTTTCCTCCATCTCCTCCATGATCCCCGTCTCGCATTCTCACCGTCACCTCTCTCTCGACTACTACGCGAAAACATGCCCAGATTTCGAAAGAATCATGCAAGAAATTATCACCCCTAAGCAAATAGCAAATCCCACAACAGCCGCTGCTACTCTACGTGTCTTCTTTCATGATTGCATGGTTGATGGTTGTGATGCCTCGGTCCTCGTCAAGCCTACTAATAGTAATAACACTGAATTGAACCAGGATATAAATCATTCTCTCTCGGGTGATGCATTCGATGTCATAGTACGTGCCAAAACAGCCCTAGAAATCGCCTGCCCGAACATCGTTTCGTGCTCAGATATTCTAGCCACGGCTACTCGTCACCTCATTAGGCAAGTAGGTGGACCGTACTACCAAGTCTTGTTAGGCAGAAAAGATGGATTTATCTCGAACTCATCTCATGTCGAAGAAAGTTTAACTAGGTCTAACACTACAATGGACAAAATGATTGCTGCATTTACGAGAAAAGGCTTCACTATTCGAGAAATGGTAGCATTACTAGGTGGAGGCCATACAATTGGCTTTGTTCATTGCACAGAATTCGCACCTCGAATATTCAATTTCAGCGCAACTTCAGAGGTTGATCCGAGCATGAACCCTGGTTTTGCTGCTAGATTAAGAACATTGTGTGCTAATTACAAGACGAATCCCGATATGGCTGCGTTTATGGATCCAATGTCACCTGGTAGATTCGATAACAACTTGTATTTAAATTTAATGAGGGGTTTGGATATTTTGCCTTCGGATCATCTGCTGATAACTGATTCGAGAACAAAGGCAATGGTTGAAGAATATGCAAGGGACCAGAACTTGTTTTTCGCAGATTTTGCGAGAGCAATGGAGAAGGTGAGCGTGCTTGGAGTCAAGACAGGCAGGCGTGGTGAAGTGAGAACTAATTGTTTTGCTTTCAACACCAAGGCATAA